A portion of the Piscirickettsia litoralis genome contains these proteins:
- a CDS encoding Fic family protein: MNINDSASGQVITSQTGYQSFIPNNLPPQLEWSTTLVSTMSRADYVLGKLAREGSSLPNPHLLMRPFITREAVLSSKIEGTQATLGEVLAVDAGIQVKENQDDLKEVQNYIKALDYGLSRLNDLPLSLRLIKEIHNELMQGVRGNHATPGEFRRTQNWIGPPGCTLNTAKYVPPTPEELMECLGKFELFLHNEQLPVLIHIALCHYQFEAIHPFLDGNGRVGRLLITLLLIERGILPAPLLYLSAFFEATRDEYYKHLYQVSSQANWNDWLIYFLNGVAVQSEDALSRAERINALLSTWKLQVASGNSQIPMQIVEHFAVNPFLTINKIANDMNISYTTAQRGVNKLEKLGIISQANTGKRDKLYCATQILSILEEPTKINTFQEDR, translated from the coding sequence ATGAACATTAATGATTCAGCCTCTGGGCAAGTGATCACTTCACAAACAGGATATCAATCTTTTATCCCAAACAACCTGCCTCCTCAATTAGAATGGTCCACTACACTTGTGAGTACCATGTCTCGCGCAGACTATGTATTGGGAAAACTTGCCAGAGAAGGTTCGAGCTTACCCAACCCCCACTTATTAATGCGCCCCTTTATTACACGAGAAGCTGTATTATCGAGTAAAATTGAAGGAACTCAAGCAACACTTGGTGAAGTTCTCGCAGTCGATGCAGGTATTCAAGTTAAAGAAAATCAAGATGACTTAAAAGAAGTACAAAACTACATTAAGGCATTAGACTATGGATTAAGCCGCCTAAATGATCTCCCTCTATCTTTAAGACTCATAAAAGAGATTCACAATGAACTCATGCAGGGAGTAAGAGGTAACCACGCAACACCAGGAGAATTTAGACGCACTCAAAACTGGATTGGACCGCCAGGATGTACTTTAAACACAGCAAAGTATGTGCCACCAACACCAGAAGAACTCATGGAATGCTTGGGAAAATTCGAGCTATTCTTACACAATGAACAGTTACCTGTGTTGATTCATATTGCTCTATGTCATTACCAGTTTGAAGCAATACACCCATTTCTAGATGGTAATGGGCGCGTTGGGCGTTTGTTAATCACTCTTCTACTTATAGAAAGAGGTATTTTGCCCGCTCCCCTGCTCTATCTCAGTGCTTTTTTTGAAGCAACTCGTGATGAGTACTATAAACATCTATATCAAGTGAGTAGCCAGGCAAACTGGAACGACTGGCTCATTTATTTTTTGAATGGGGTCGCAGTGCAATCAGAAGATGCCTTATCGAGGGCAGAGCGAATAAATGCTTTACTTTCCACATGGAAGCTTCAAGTCGCATCAGGTAACTCACAAATCCCTATGCAAATCGTAGAGCATTTCGCAGTCAATCCATTTTTAACAATTAACAAAATAGCGAATGACATGAATATTTCCTATACAACAGCACAGAGAGGTGTTAATAAATTAGAGAAACTAGGCATTATTAGTCAAGCTAACACAGGAAAAAGAGACAAACTATATTGTGCTACTCAGATTTTATCAATTTTAGAAGAACCAACTAAAATTAATACATTTCAAGAAGACAGATAG
- a CDS encoding type 2 periplasmic-binding domain-containing protein, with protein MDSNYWYPFTFLKDSKPSGVHVDVITMALQASGYDLYAIKPEPWRRCLKEAQFGIADAVMTASYKPERADYLYYPKDAQSPSPSKWRVSQVGYSVVLLPGSQFNGNMTQLPQPVYVAQSYSVGDDIKKLGLTVDSTSYSDLRNFKRLNKSRKGSLVVITTLAKAFLKKNPSYQMTIYPKEIKSKSYFLAFSKKSSLSPSEQQAIWDKIKIIRENDLHSIMVKYIQ; from the coding sequence ATGGATAGTAATTATTGGTATCCATTTACATTTTTAAAAGATAGTAAGCCTTCAGGAGTTCACGTTGACGTTATTACAATGGCTTTGCAAGCATCAGGCTATGACTTATATGCGATAAAGCCTGAGCCTTGGCGAAGATGTTTAAAGGAGGCACAGTTTGGTATCGCCGATGCAGTCATGACCGCCTCTTATAAACCTGAAAGGGCTGATTATCTTTATTACCCCAAGGACGCTCAATCCCCATCCCCATCGAAGTGGCGAGTCAGTCAAGTAGGTTACTCCGTTGTTCTTTTACCAGGCTCGCAATTTAATGGCAACATGACTCAGCTTCCTCAACCAGTATATGTAGCACAAAGCTACTCAGTGGGAGATGATATTAAAAAATTGGGCTTAACCGTGGATTCAACATCCTATTCTGATTTAAGAAATTTTAAAAGGTTGAATAAGTCAAGAAAAGGAAGTTTAGTTGTTATCACCACATTAGCTAAAGCTTTTTTAAAAAAGAACCCATCCTATCAAATGACCATTTACCCAAAAGAAATAAAGAGCAAAAGCTATTTTTTAGCATTTTCTAAAAAATCCTCATTAAGCCCATCGGAGCAGCAGGCTATTTGGGATAAGATTAAAATAATTCGAGAGAATGACCTGCATAGTATTATGGTCAAATATATTCAATAG